The Mucilaginibacter rubeus genomic interval TTAGCGTGGGCAATAACTTTAACCTGGAAGGTAACCAGCCAGGACAAAAAGCATCAAACATAGCCGGCGACGTATCTATAGCCTATAAACTAAGTAAGGATGGCCGCTACACCCTGCGCGCCTACCGCCGCGACGAATTTATAGTGATACAAGGCCAGATCATTGAAACCGGCGTAGGCTTTACCCTAACTGTTGATTATAACCGTTTCAGGGAGATCTTCCGCAAACGTACTCCTGAAGAACGCAGGTTACGCCGCCAGTATCAGCAGGAACAAAAAGAGAAAAAAGAAAAACAGGACGAGGCGGATAAAGCGATGGAGCAAAAGAATATGCAGCAGCAACAGGACAACAAACCGCAAACTACTTCAAACTAAGCCCATGACCAAACATTTAAAATATATATTGCTTTCATCATGTGTTTTACTGAGTGCCTGCAGTACCACTAAGTTTTTGGCGCCGGGCCAAAAGTTATACACAGGCGGCGAGGTAGTGATCAAAGATTCGGTTTTGAAAAAGAGCGAAAAGAACGCCCTTAGCGAAGAACTTGGCGCTTTATTACGACCTGTACCCAATAGTACCATATTAGGAATGCGTTTTAAATTATGGCTGTACTTTAAAACTAAAACCAATAAAACTAAAGGCCTTGCCCACTGGCTTAATAAAAAAGGAGAACCTCCTGTGCTTATCACTTCTGTAAACCTCGATCAAAACAGCAAGATCCTCCAAAACAGGCTGCAAAATGAAAGCTATTTCCAGGCACAGGTAAGCGGAGATACAGTAAGCAAAAAACCGACATCAAAAGTTGCCAAGGCGGTTTATACGGCAGTAACCGGACCGGGCTACAAAATCAGGAAGGTAGTATTCCCGCCGGGTAACAGAACTATCGATACCGCAGTTACAGGAACATCGGCAAAAACACTGTTAAAGGTTGGTGATAAATACAATCTTGATGTGATCAAAACAGAGCGCCTGCGCATTGACGCAAGGTTGAAGGAAGAAGGCTTTTACTACTTCTCGCCCGAAGACTTGATCATGCACGTGGATAGTACCATAGCCGGGCACCAGGTTGATATATTTGTGGCTGTAAAAAATGAGACCCCTGGGCGCGCGCAAAATATTTATACCATCAACAACATTTACGTTTATCCAAGCTACTCATTAAGGGATACTTCGCTGATGAAGGATAAAGCCGTTTTTTATAAATGGTATAATATTGTTGAGCGCCGCAATACGGTGCATACCTATACTTTTGCCAATACAGTGTTGATGCGTCCTGGTCAGGTTTATAACCGTACCGCGCATAACAACTCACTTAACCGCTTCATTAACCTCGGCCCTTACAAATTTGTAAAAAACAGGTTTGAGGATGTATCTGCCGATTCATCAAAACTGGATGTTTACTACTTTTTAACTCAATACAAAAAGAAATCACTCTCGCTTGATGTGCTGGGTCGCACAACATCGGCCAACTTTACCGGTACGCAGGTAAACCTTAACTGGCTTAACCGTAATGCCTTTAAAGGAGCAGAATCTTTAAAAATAACGCTTTTTGGAAGTACCGACGTACAAGCGGGCGGACAAAACTCCGGTTATAATGTGTACCAGGCAGGTATTCAAACCACACTTTCCTGGCCCCGCTTTATAGGGCCGATATATCCTAAAGCGGCTGATGCCTATATTCCGCATACAAACTTAAGCCTGGGCTACTCCATTGTAAACCGTCAAAAGCTGTACAACTTAAATTCCTATAACCTATCATTTGGTTACCAATGGCGCGAGACTGAACACCGTTCGCACGAGCTTAACCTCATCAACTTTCAGTTCGTAAATCCGCTAAGCGTATCTGATGAATATAAGGCAAGTATTAATCCGGCTAATGGCCCGGTCAATCCTGCTTTAAAACACGTTATCGACAAGCAATTTATATTAGGCCCAAGCTACAGCTACACCTTTACCAATACCAATGAGGATTATCGTACCAACACATTTTATTACAATGGAAAGATCACCCTCTCCAACAATATATATGGCTTAGTAACCGGAGCCGATAGCGCGGGCGGCAAGCCCAAAAAACTTTTCGGAGCTATATTTAACCAGTTTGTAAAGCTGGAAAACGAAATCAGGTATTTTCATAAAACCGGACCAAACAGTACTATAGCTACAAGATTTATAGTAGGCGTTGGTTTACCTTATGGCAACTCCACACAGTTACCATACAGTCAGCAGTTTTTCATAGGCGGACCAAACAGCTTACGTGGTTTTAGGGCAAGGGCTATAGGACCAGGTTCATTTGATCCGCAAACCGGTGTAGGTACCGGTGGTTTCCTGGCAGATGAATCGGGCGATATCAAAATAGAAGCTAACGTTGAATACAGGCCTAAACTGTTCAGTATTGTACGGGGTGCATTATTTGTTGATGCAGGTAACATTTGGTTGCTGCACTCAAATAGCCAACAACCCGGAGCAGTGTTCAGCAATAAATTTTATAATGATTTCGCTGTCGACTGTGGTTTTGGTTTAAGGTTTGATTTAACGGTACTGGTGTTACGTACCGATCTGGGTATCCCCTTACGTACACCATATGTACGTGCCAATGAACCACGTTGGGATTTTAACTTTAACCGCAGCGTATTTAACCTCGCTATCGGGTATCCGTTCTAACTTAACATAACATTCAAACAGAAAAGCCCCGGTCAGCAAACCGGGGCTTTTCTGTTTGAATCCACTGCTTTAATCTGCACATTTGTAATTCGTAATTTTCACACCTACCATGATTATATCTGTTCCTTTAGAAATCATCGATCTGCATGGCGATGGTTTTCATCCGCTGATTGAAGTCACCTTGTTTGGCAAAGCCTTTACCATGGTGCTGGATACAGGCGCATCTAAAACCGCTTTTGATCAAACATCGTTAACAGAAGCTAACGAAACCATGAACATATTAGCCACCGAGAAACTCTCAACCGGCCTTGGTACTAATACAATGGAATCGTTCACCGCAACGGTAAGTGACATGTACATTGGCGAACTGCCCATCGCCGAACTTGAAGCCGCAGTGCTTGACCTTTCTACTATCAATATGGCTTATGAACAGATGGGTCATCCACGGGTATTAGGCGTTTTGGGCGGCGATATTTTAATGAAATACAAAGCGGTTATTGACTATGGGCGGAAAACGTTGACGCTAAAAACCCGTGCATTTCAAAAGCCAAAGCTTAAAATAGTTAGTTAAATTTAAGCTGAAAGCTTAAACCATAAAGCACCACAGGTTAAAAACCTGCGGCGGTTTTTTTTACAAAAACGCCCGGTTCTCAAAAGAAATCGGGCGTTTTAAATTTTATCAGACTATTCCTCCCCCGTTAGGGCCGGAGGGCGTAACTTACGAATCTATCTTAGCGTACTTGGCGTTGCGCTCAATGAACTCGCGGCGAGGAGCAACCTCATCGCCCATCAGCATGCTGAAGGTATGGTCGCACTCGGCGGCGTTTTCAATGGTAGCACGTTTCAGGGTACGGGTTTCAGGGTTCATGGTAGTATCCCAAAGCTGGATATCATTCATCTCACCCAAACCTTTGTAGCGCTGTACGTGTACACTATCTTCCTTACCAGAACCTTTAAGACGCTGAATAGCGGCATCACGCTGTACATCATTCCAGCAGTATTCATGTTCCTTACCTTTTTTAACCTGGTAAAGCGGCGGCGAAGCAATATATACATAACCGGCCTCAACCAGCTCCTTCATATAACGGAAGAAGAAAGTAAGGATCAGTGTAGTAATGTGCGAACCGTCCACGTCGGCATCCGTCATGATGATGATCTTGTGGTAACGGAGTTTGGTCATGTTAAGGGCTTTATCATCTTCAGGTGTACCGCGGCTAACGCCCAAACCGGTAAACATGTTCTTGATCTCCTCGTTTTCATAAATCTTGTGCTCCATGGCTTTCTCCACGTTCAGGATTTTACCACGTAATGGTAAAATAGCCTGGTACTCGCGGTTACGGCCCTGTTTGGCGGTACCACCCGCCGAGTCACCTTCGACAAGGAATAACTCGCAAAGGGTTGGATCGCTATTGGCACAATCCGACAGTTTACCCGGTAAACCTGAGCCTGTCATCACGCTTTTGCGCTGTACCATTTCGCGCGCTTTACGGGCGGCGGCACGGGCAGTAGCAGCAAGGATCACTTTATTTACAATAAGGCGCGCTTCTTTAGGGTTTTCCTCAAGGTAGTTACCTAAAATTTCGCCTACGGCTACGTCAACAGCCCCCATTACCTCGTTGTTGCCCAATTTGGTTTTGGTTTGGCCTTCAAACTGAGGCTCGGCAACTTTTACCGATACTACCGCCGTTAAACCTTCACGGAAGTCATCACCACTGATCTCAACTTTTACGTTTTTCAGCAAACCTTCCTTGTCAGCATATGCTTTCAAAGTACGGGTTAAACCGCGGCGAAAACCCGCTACGTGGGTACCACCTTCAATGGTGTTGATGTTATTTACGTATGAGAAAACGTTCTCACTGTAGGTATCGTTATATTGTAAAGCAAGCTCAACCGGGATACCGCCTTTATTACCATCCACATAAATAGGTTCAGGAATGATGGGCGCACGGGTACCGTCCAAAAATTTAACAAACTCACGTAAACCACCTTGTGAATAAAACTCTTCCGAACGGAAAGTTCCGTCTTCCAGGGTTTCGCGCTCATCAGTTAAGCTCAGGCGGATACCTTTGTTCAGGAACGAAAGCTCACGCAAACGGCCGGCCAGTGTATCGTATTTATACTCGGTAGTAGTGGTAAAAATTTCCGGATCCGGCTGAAAGGTTTGGATAGTACCTGTTTTATCAGATACACCAATCTCCTTAACATCAAACATTGGCTTACCGCGCTCATATTCCTGGGTAAAGATCTTGCCCTCACGGTGAACAACAGTAGCAACATGCGTAGATAGCGCGTTAACGCAACTTACACCCACACCGTGCAAACCACCCGATACTTTGTAGGTATCCTTGTCAAATTTACCACCGGCGTGCAAAACAGTCATTACAATTTCAAGCGCCGATTTACCTTCTTTTGTATTAATACCCGTAGGAATACCACGACCGTTATCAGATACGGTTATGGAATTGCCAACATGTATAGTAACTTTTATATCATCGCAATAACCGGCAAGAGCTTCGTCGATAGAGTTATCAACTACTTCATATACAAGGTGGTGCAAACCTTTAACGCCTGTATCACCAATGTACATCGACGGACGCTTGCGCACCGCCTCTAAACCCTCTAAAACCTGTATGTTATCTGCTGAATAATTGGATTTATCCTGAATTTCTTCGCTCATATTTATTTAATGAAACAATCTTCAAAATTACAAAAAATACCCCGGATTAACGATTATTTGTGGATAAAAGTACCGTTGTGGAATAGATTCGTGATGAATATCATGGTTCATAGCTGAAGATAGATTTGGGGGGATTTTGACCATTGCTGGAGTTGCAATATAAAATCCATAAATTAGATAAATCCGTTTAATCCTGGTTCAGAAACAAAAAAACCGCTACCAATTTTACGACCGGTAGCGGATAAACACCTATCGCTCCTCACTTAAAAATTATTACAAATAGCCGATCCCATATTTATAGTCAGGCTTTCGCTTTCATTGTTGATTTGTTGGGTAGTACCGTAATTCTGGCCATCGTAAGTAACCTGAAAATCATAGGTCTTCCCTTTCTCCAATGCAGTAACAGTCATATTACCACTTTCCATATATCCAAGATATTGATAAGCCGCGCCGGAGCCTGTTTCCCTGAAAAACACATACATACTCGGGCGTATTACCAGGTCGGGCCTTGAGGAGCAGGTGCCGGTAAAGTTTAAACTAACCGCATCATAAACCGGCAGCGGTTTCTGCGTAACGGGAATACTGTTAACCGAACCTGTTTTAGACAAGGCAACATTTATTACCTGCTGCTTTTGATCGGCCGTAAAAGTTATCGATTTAGTAGCGGTGTTGTAACCCGGTACTTTTACCTGGACCGAATAAGTTTCAGGCTTGCCCGCTACAGGTACAGCCGCAGGCCCAGGACCAATGGTAATTACACCATTACTAATGTTTAACTGCTTATTACCCGATATTTCATAAATATCGTCGGCATTATCACCGCTTACGCTTAAAGTGCCGCTTTTGAGCACCACTTCGGGGTTTGAGGCATCGGTGACATGGATAAGCGCGGTATATTTTATTATGTCAGTATCTACTACTATTTTAAGATCTTCCGTTGGCTTTTTACAGGCCACCGGTAGCAGCAATAATACAAAAAGCAATTTCTTTATATTTTTCATCATAGTTTTTATTGTATCCTAAAATTGAAGTTTAGTTGAACAACAGGTAAAAACCTGTACCCTTTTAAATTCTGCTGCAACTGCGCCGATTGACTGGTATTGCCCGAAAGAATACCTGAGGCTGTGATATTTGCGTCGGGTTGTTTCAAAAAGTAAGTACCTAAATCGAGGTTAACGTTAAACGTGCGATTTGAAAAAGGCTTTAATAAACCAATACCGGCGTATGGTGCAAAGCCTCTCCAGTTAACATTCATGTTAAGATTACCAACCTCCTCATTATTCAATACGATATCGCCGTATGTATAATTGTCTTTAGGTTGTACAGCTATTTTACCCTTCGCATTAATAAAATAGCCCGCACCGCCTACCAGCCTGAAACCGGGAGCGCTTTTAAACGGAATAAAATCGGCAAGTAAATGGATATTTGAGAAATTGGCCGACATCCTCGAGTTGGAGTTAAACCCCGAAACACTGAAAACGTTATCGGCCGATACCGGGATAATATTAGCCCCTAACCGTAACGACATTTTGGGCAAAACGCCATATGCAAACTCGGCTCCTACCCCTTGTGTGCCCACATTAAAGTGCAGGGACTTCTGATTGGTAACCTGATCGCGCCAGTCGGCATTCTGAGCCTTTGAACTTTTACCCAGTACAAATACCAAAAGCGGCAATAAAAACAGCTTCTTCATACTTAAAATAGTTTTAATTATTCAGGAGATCAATTGCGCGGCTTAGGAGAGCTTTTAAAAAAACACTTGAAAAATGTTTAATTTTAATTTACTTTTTAAATCATTTAAAGAAATAAAATAAACTATTATTAAATTACACCCTATTACGGAGAATACTTTAAAAGGTTTAGAGGATTCTTATTTTTATGAAATCCGCAATTAATTGCGCCAATAGCCAATCCCATTGCCTTGGCATATTATCTGCACATCTGATTAGGATACTTGCTATGAAAGATTATCTTTGTCAAAATTTTATAATATTTTTCAGATTAACAGAATGAAAACCAGTGCTTCAGTTTTAACCAAACTCACCTTAGGATTAGCCATTGCAGGCAGCATTGCCGCTTGTAGCCAAAATAAAACTGCCGATAAACCGGCTGCTGCTTCAACTACAGCAACACCCGATAAAGAAACTATCGTTTTTGTAAATTCAGATTCTTTACTGAACAAATACGATTACTTTAAAGATCTTTCAAAACGTTTGGAAGATAAAGGCAAAGCTTCACAAACTGATTTGCAAAACCGCGGCCAGGCTTTTCAACGCCAGGTTGCTGAGTACCAAAAAAACCAGGCTACCATGCCTGCCGATCAGCGTCAGGCTACAGAACAGCAGTTACAGCGTAAACAACAGGAACTGCAAACCTACTCACAAAATGCCGGTGCTGAGTTTCAAAACGAACAAGCTGCTGAGAATGCTAAGTTGTATGACAAAATCGCCGATTTTGTAAAAGCTTATGCTAAAGAAAAAGGCTATAAAATGGTATTAACTTTTTCAAAAGCTAACCCAACTGTATTATATGGCGATCCTTCTTTAGACGTCACGCTTGATGTTGCTAAACGCCTGAACGACGCTTACGCTAAAGACAAAAAATAAAACATTTGAAAATTTTGATGATATGCTATTAAAAATTAATATCATCTTCAAATTATCAAATTGTCACATTTTCAAATTAGAACCTCAACTTCGGTTGAGGTTTTTTAATTTAGGACAATATGGAAAACACGGCACACGAAAAATTTATGCGCATAGCCATTGAGCTGGCCGAAGACAATGTAAAGCGCGGCATAGGCGGCCCTTTTGGGGCTGTTATAGTTAAAGATGGTATGATTATAGCCCGCAGCGCCAACCGTGTTGTACCCACTAATGATCCTACCGCGCATGCCGAAGTTTCGGTGATTCGCCTGGCTTGCCAGGAGTTGGGGACCTATAATTTAGCCGGCTGTGAAATTTATACCAGCTGCGAACCTTGCCCTATGTGCCTGGGCGCTATTTACTGGGCCCGCATTGATAAAATTTACTACGCCAATACAAAAGCGGATGCCGCTGCCATAGGCTTCGACGATCATTTTATTTATGACGAACTGGGCTGCACTATGGAAAAACGCAGGGTACCTTTTGTACAAATACTCAGGGAGGAAGCACAAACCGCCTTTAAGCTTTGGGAAACTACCGAGCATAAGGAACATTATTAACCAGGATTTGGCGAGAACATCTTGTCTGAACCGGGATTAGAAGGATTTATCAGATGGGCAGAATTTTGAATTGCTCAGCGTTATATCCAATTTAACGGTCACATTTGCAAATCAAAATCCATTAATCCCGAAAATCCGCTTAATCCTGGTTCTCTTCTTCCTGCTCTTCAAAAAAGTTATCTTTCAAGTCATCAATCTCACGCCTTTCAAGCTTGGTAGGGCGGCCGGTGCCGCGGTCGCGTTTCAGTACCGGAGCATGGAACATGGATTTAAATGCCTGAGTTTGCTCAACCGGGGTTATATCTTCATAAAAATTCACAGCGGTTTTGGCATCAACCCGGTTCTCGAGCAGGCCGGTTACCTTTACCACTTTACGTTCAATACCTTTGGCAACGTGATAAACATCACCAATTTTCACCTCGTATGATGGTTTGATGTTTTTACCATCCAATTTTATGCGCCCGGCTTTGCAGGCATCAGAGGCCAGCGTACGGGTTTTAAAAACACGAATGGCCCACAAGTATTTATCTATTCTTAGCTTCTCTTTTTCGCCCATTTTATCAGTCCCTTTCCTTAATAAACCTGCCGGCCAACTGGTAACTGTTACTCCTCGCAGGATTAAGCCTCAAATCTAAAAATTTTGCATGGCTTCGCCATAGCTCGCCGTAGTAAGCAAGCCTTAATAGCTAATAAATTCAATAACTTATTTAGGCAGGTCTCTTTTTATGAATTTACGATAAAGATATTCGGCATAACCAACGCTTATATAATCAGGAAATTTCCAGGTGGGGTAATAGCGTTTTTTGATACTTTTAAGCGTACCAAAAAACAAAACACCTAAAATAAGCAGCAATGCAAATCCAAGCAAAATAACAGCAAATGACGCAAGATGGCTCATACGTTGGGGGAGTGGGGGATTAATAGTGATAAATTAAAAGGTAAAATTCAATAAAGTAATTTCTTACTATTTAAAGAAAACTCTTATACGCTAAATAACGCATCAATGTTTACCGGTTTTATAACTTATCTCCCCGAAAATACTATGTCGCTAAAACAAGTAAGCCTCCCCGACACTCGCTGTCCGGAAGGCTTTTGACACCTAATTAGTTTAAACGTTGGTTTTCGTTTATATAAAATTAAGGCTTACTTAACGTTTTTTTATATGCTGTTAACTGATTGTCCGGATTTTGTATACCTATGTGTAAACCAATACACTGACAATCAAATTATTATACGCAATCAGTCAAATATACCCACAGTTTTCTCAAAATATCGCTCATATAACATCAAAATCGAGTTTCAATGCGTTGCGATCCGGTTTAAGTATTAATGATTAATGTGGCCATAGCGCTGAATCTTTTAACCCCAATGCGTTTCATTCATCATACATTCAATCTTTTAAAATCAAACATATTTCCTTAAAAATCCTTTAATTTGCCAAAAGTTTAATTTCACCAATGCAAGATCTCAAAAAACTGATTGAAGAGGCCTGGGAGGACAGGAACCTGCTTAACTACAATGAATATACCAACGCCATCGAAACCGTTATAGACCGGTTGGATAAAGGCGAAATCCGTGTGGCCGAACCAATTGGCTCACGCTGGCATGTAAATGAGTGGATTAAAAAGGCGGTTGTTCTGTATTTCCCAACCAGGCAGATGGAAGAAATTAAAACCGGTCCTTTTGTTTTTCATGACAAAATGAAACTCAAAACCGATTACAAACAAACCGGTGTCCGTGTGGTACCTCACGGTATTGCCCGTTACGGAGCTCACCTGGCTAAAGGTGTTATCATGATGCCATCGTATGTAAACATCGGCGCTTATGTTGATGAAGGTACCATGGTTGATACCTGGGCTACTGTTGGTTCATGTGCGCAGATTGGCAAACATGTCCACTTAAGTGGTGGTGTTGGTATTGGTGGTGTTTTAGAGCCATTACAAGCTGCTCCTGTTATTATTGAAGATAACTGCTTTTTAGGTTCACGCGCCATTGTTGTTGAAGGCGTACATGTTGAACACGAAGCAGTATTAGGTGCAAACGTGGTATTAACAGCATCAACCAAAATTATTGATGTTACCCACAGCACTCCTATTGAGTATAAAGGCCGTGTACCTGCCCGCTCGGTAGTAATTCCGGGATCATACACCAAAAAATTTGCTGCTGGTGAATACCAGGTGCCTTGTGCCCTGATCATCGGTACGCGTAAGGAGTCAACCGATAAAAAAACGTCGTTGAATGACGCCCTGCGTGAAAATAACGTAGCGGTTTAATATAGATATGAGATATCAGATGTGAGATATGAGATATGAGATTTTGAATAAACAATAAGCTCAACTCACATCTGATATACCTACCAGAGAGACATTACTGATTATCTC includes:
- a CDS encoding BamA/TamA family outer membrane protein, giving the protein MTKHLKYILLSSCVLLSACSTTKFLAPGQKLYTGGEVVIKDSVLKKSEKNALSEELGALLRPVPNSTILGMRFKLWLYFKTKTNKTKGLAHWLNKKGEPPVLITSVNLDQNSKILQNRLQNESYFQAQVSGDTVSKKPTSKVAKAVYTAVTGPGYKIRKVVFPPGNRTIDTAVTGTSAKTLLKVGDKYNLDVIKTERLRIDARLKEEGFYYFSPEDLIMHVDSTIAGHQVDIFVAVKNETPGRAQNIYTINNIYVYPSYSLRDTSLMKDKAVFYKWYNIVERRNTVHTYTFANTVLMRPGQVYNRTAHNNSLNRFINLGPYKFVKNRFEDVSADSSKLDVYYFLTQYKKKSLSLDVLGRTTSANFTGTQVNLNWLNRNAFKGAESLKITLFGSTDVQAGGQNSGYNVYQAGIQTTLSWPRFIGPIYPKAADAYIPHTNLSLGYSIVNRQKLYNLNSYNLSFGYQWRETEHRSHELNLINFQFVNPLSVSDEYKASINPANGPVNPALKHVIDKQFILGPSYSYTFTNTNEDYRTNTFYYNGKITLSNNIYGLVTGADSAGGKPKKLFGAIFNQFVKLENEIRYFHKTGPNSTIATRFIVGVGLPYGNSTQLPYSQQFFIGGPNSLRGFRARAIGPGSFDPQTGVGTGGFLADESGDIKIEANVEYRPKLFSIVRGALFVDAGNIWLLHSNSQQPGAVFSNKFYNDFAVDCGFGLRFDLTVLVLRTDLGIPLRTPYVRANEPRWDFNFNRSVFNLAIGYPF
- a CDS encoding aspartyl protease family protein, translating into MIISVPLEIIDLHGDGFHPLIEVTLFGKAFTMVLDTGASKTAFDQTSLTEANETMNILATEKLSTGLGTNTMESFTATVSDMYIGELPIAELEAAVLDLSTINMAYEQMGHPRVLGVLGGDILMKYKAVIDYGRKTLTLKTRAFQKPKLKIVS
- a CDS encoding PEGA domain-containing protein, which encodes MMKNIKKLLFVLLLLPVACKKPTEDLKIVVDTDIIKYTALIHVTDASNPEVVLKSGTLSVSGDNADDIYEISGNKQLNISNGVITIGPGPAAVPVAGKPETYSVQVKVPGYNTATKSITFTADQKQQVINVALSKTGSVNSIPVTQKPLPVYDAVSLNFTGTCSSRPDLVIRPSMYVFFRETGSGAAYQYLGYMESGNMTVTALEKGKTYDFQVTYDGQNYGTTQQINNESESLTINMGSAICNNF
- a CDS encoding 2,3,4,5-tetrahydropyridine-2,6-dicarboxylate N-succinyltransferase, which produces MQDLKKLIEEAWEDRNLLNYNEYTNAIETVIDRLDKGEIRVAEPIGSRWHVNEWIKKAVVLYFPTRQMEEIKTGPFVFHDKMKLKTDYKQTGVRVVPHGIARYGAHLAKGVIMMPSYVNIGAYVDEGTMVDTWATVGSCAQIGKHVHLSGGVGIGGVLEPLQAAPVIIEDNCFLGSRAIVVEGVHVEHEAVLGANVVLTASTKIIDVTHSTPIEYKGRVPARSVVIPGSYTKKFAAGEYQVPCALIIGTRKESTDKKTSLNDALRENNVAV
- a CDS encoding RNA-binding S4 domain-containing protein produces the protein MGEKEKLRIDKYLWAIRVFKTRTLASDACKAGRIKLDGKNIKPSYEVKIGDVYHVAKGIERKVVKVTGLLENRVDAKTAVNFYEDITPVEQTQAFKSMFHAPVLKRDRGTGRPTKLERREIDDLKDNFFEEQEEENQD
- the gyrB gene encoding DNA topoisomerase (ATP-hydrolyzing) subunit B — protein: MSEEIQDKSNYSADNIQVLEGLEAVRKRPSMYIGDTGVKGLHHLVYEVVDNSIDEALAGYCDDIKVTIHVGNSITVSDNGRGIPTGINTKEGKSALEIVMTVLHAGGKFDKDTYKVSGGLHGVGVSCVNALSTHVATVVHREGKIFTQEYERGKPMFDVKEIGVSDKTGTIQTFQPDPEIFTTTTEYKYDTLAGRLRELSFLNKGIRLSLTDERETLEDGTFRSEEFYSQGGLREFVKFLDGTRAPIIPEPIYVDGNKGGIPVELALQYNDTYSENVFSYVNNINTIEGGTHVAGFRRGLTRTLKAYADKEGLLKNVKVEISGDDFREGLTAVVSVKVAEPQFEGQTKTKLGNNEVMGAVDVAVGEILGNYLEENPKEARLIVNKVILAATARAAARKAREMVQRKSVMTGSGLPGKLSDCANSDPTLCELFLVEGDSAGGTAKQGRNREYQAILPLRGKILNVEKAMEHKIYENEEIKNMFTGLGVSRGTPEDDKALNMTKLRYHKIIIMTDADVDGSHITTLILTFFFRYMKELVEAGYVYIASPPLYQVKKGKEHEYCWNDVQRDAAIQRLKGSGKEDSVHVQRYKGLGEMNDIQLWDTTMNPETRTLKRATIENAAECDHTFSMLMGDEVAPRREFIERNAKYAKIDS
- a CDS encoding nucleoside deaminase, which gives rise to MENTAHEKFMRIAIELAEDNVKRGIGGPFGAVIVKDGMIIARSANRVVPTNDPTAHAEVSVIRLACQELGTYNLAGCEIYTSCEPCPMCLGAIYWARIDKIYYANTKADAAAIGFDDHFIYDELGCTMEKRRVPFVQILREEAQTAFKLWETTEHKEHY
- a CDS encoding OmpH family outer membrane protein, coding for MKTSASVLTKLTLGLAIAGSIAACSQNKTADKPAAASTTATPDKETIVFVNSDSLLNKYDYFKDLSKRLEDKGKASQTDLQNRGQAFQRQVAEYQKNQATMPADQRQATEQQLQRKQQELQTYSQNAGAEFQNEQAAENAKLYDKIADFVKAYAKEKGYKMVLTFSKANPTVLYGDPSLDVTLDVAKRLNDAYAKDKK